Within the Metasolibacillus fluoroglycofenilyticus genome, the region AAAATATGACGATAAAAATGATTATTTTGCTTCGCATCTTTTGTTAGCATAGAAATATGATGATGTCCTGGAATCGTATACATATCAATCGCTCCTTGTATGTTGTTGCTTCCACTTTACTACTTGAAAATTGAATATGCAAGAAAAATATCTCGAATTCAAGATATTTTCTTCTAAGTGATTGACAGCGTTAAATATGTATGGTAAATTTATCTCGAATTCGAGGTAATTTGAGTTTTAGGATTGGTTAGCGGGATTTTTCAGCATATTAGTGGAAAGTTAACAATAATCGACAAAACGGATTATGAACAAATACGATATCGGAGGAATGACAAATGAATCATTTAAAAGGAATCCATCACGTAACAGCAATTACAAGCAGTGCAGAAAAGAACTATGAATTTTTCACATACGTATTAGGGATGCGTTTAGTAAAAAAAACGGTCAATCAAGATGATATTCAAACATATCATTTATTTTTTGCTGATGATAAAGGTTCAGCAGGAACAGATATGACGTTTTTTGATTTCCCAGGTATTCCAAAGGGGGTACATGGTACAAATGAAATTTCAAAAACATCATTCCGTGTACCAACAGATGAGGCACTTAATTATTGGGCAAAGCGTTTTAATCGTTTACAAGTAAAGCATACAGGTATAAAAGAGCAATTTGGTAAAAAAATATTATCTTTTGTCGACTTTGATGAACAGCATTATCAGCTCATTTCCGATGAAACAAATAATGGTGTTGCTTCAGGTACTCCGTGGGAAAAGGGACCGATTCCATTAGAATATGCAATTACAGGATTAGGTCCAATATTTATTCGCATTAGTGATTTTTCTTTCTTCAAGCAAATGTTAGAAAAAGTAATGCTATTTAAAGAAGTTGCACAGGAAGATTCGTTCCATTTATTTGAAGTGGGCGAAGGCGGGAATGGCGCTCAAATTATCGTAGAGCATAATACGGTACTGCCGAATGCACGTCAAGGTTTTGGAACGGTACACCACGCAGCATTTCGTGTGGAGGATCGTGCAATGCTAGATGAATGGCAGACGCATTTTGAAAGCTTTGGTTTGCATACATCAGGCTATGTCAATCGCCATTTCTTTGAGTCGTTATATACTCGTGTTGCACCACAAATTTTATTTGAGCTAGCAACAGATGGTCCAGGCTTTATGGGGGATGAGCCGTATG harbors:
- a CDS encoding ring-cleaving dioxygenase, whose protein sequence is MNHLKGIHHVTAITSSAEKNYEFFTYVLGMRLVKKTVNQDDIQTYHLFFADDKGSAGTDMTFFDFPGIPKGVHGTNEISKTSFRVPTDEALNYWAKRFNRLQVKHTGIKEQFGKKILSFVDFDEQHYQLISDETNNGVASGTPWEKGPIPLEYAITGLGPIFIRISDFSFFKQMLEKVMLFKEVAQEDSFHLFEVGEGGNGAQIIVEHNTVLPNARQGFGTVHHAAFRVEDRAMLDEWQTHFESFGLHTSGYVNRHFFESLYTRVAPQILFELATDGPGFMGDEPYETLGEKLSLPPFLEPKREQIERLVRPIDTIRSTKNIEKEYE